In Bacteroidota bacterium, the DNA window TATGCATAGCCATTCTATGTTGCATTGATCTGTTTACCTTCAAGGAATTAAAGACCCTATGCAACCGTATTTCGGGCAAACATTCCCGGAAATTCATTTATTGGCTGTTCTGGTCGGTCAATATCCTATATATCCTTTCTGTCATATACGGTTATATTGAACGCCCCAGGGACATGGTCCTGAAAGTGGTGAGCCAGTATTATTTCATGATTGCCGTAGGGATGGCCCTGTATATTCCCAAATTTGTATTTGTACTTTTCCATCTGATCGAGGATTTGGTGCATCTGACCGCCCGTTTTTCCCTGAAGCATATGCGAAGTAAGGACACAAAGGTTTCAAAGGCAGTAGATACCATGAGCCGTTCCGAATTCATTTCGAAAGTCGGCATATTGACAGCTGCTTTGCCTTTCTTTTCAATCACTTACGGAATAGCAAAAGGCCGTTTTGACTTTAAAGTCAGGAATATACCGGTTACTTTGCTGGATTTGCCCGAAAGTTTTGAAGGCTTTAGAATTTTACAGATATCCGATATACATATAGGAAGTTTTATTGGAGAAGAACATGAAATAACCAAAGCTATTAATTTGATTAACAGCCAGAATGCAGATATAATATTTTTTACCGGCGACCTGGTCAATGTACTTGCCACTGAAGCCGACCATTGGGTGACCTTTTTAGGCAGGATGCAC includes these proteins:
- a CDS encoding metallophosphoesterase is translated as MILILCIAILCCIDLFTFKELKTLCNRISGKHSRKFIYWLFWSVNILYILSVIYGYIERPRDMVLKVVSQYYFMIAVGMALYIPKFVFVLFHLIEDLVHLTARFSLKHMRSKDTKVSKAVDTMSRSEFISKVGILTAALPFFSITYGIAKGRFDFKVRNIPVTLLDLPESFEGFRILQISDIHIGSFIGEEHEITKAINLINSQNADIIFFTGDLVNVLATEADHWVTFLGRMHAKYGKYSVLGNHDYGGYYHWSSEAAKTANLDHLKELQHKMGFRLLLNESFPFYLDHQAIGIIGIENWGMPPFPQKADYLKAVKNVENIPCKILLSHDPTYWDNFVAGKKDIDLTLSGHTHGMQFGVSVGSFQWSPIKYKYPHWAGLYRYHNQYLYVNRGLGYIGFSGRVGIPPEITVITLHRDIRDKLN